The Candidatus Accumulibacter similis genome has a segment encoding these proteins:
- a CDS encoding efflux RND transporter permease subunit produces MLARIIDWSGRNRFLVVLATLFITLAGMHALLRTPIDALPDLSDVQVIVYTEYPGQAPQVVEDQVTYPLTTAMLAVPKSKVVRGFSFFGASFVYIIFDDDTDIYWARSRVLEYLSSAAGRLPRGVSPSLGPDASGVGWVYQYVLLARDRTLAELRTIQDWYVRYQLSKAHGVAEVASIGGFVQTYQVTVDPVKLRAYGIPLMKVAQVIRDSNRDVGGRVVEMAETEYMVRGRGYLRGGSDIETLVVKSERGTPVLIRDIARVEIAPDERRGLTELNGEGEVVSGIAMARHGQNALEVIHNLKTRIGEIAPGLPAGVTVETVYDRSELIHRAIETLKRTLLEESLIVALVCVVFLLHLRSALVAILMLPVGILIAFIAMRALGLNSNLMSLGGIAIAIGAMIDAAIVMIENAHKHLERLPAEHSPAERDGAILAACREVGPALFFSLLIITVSFLPVFALQGQEGRLFSPLAYTKTFAMAGAALLSVTLVPVLMLLFIRGAIMPEARNPVNRFLIRAYRPLIAAVMRWKKLTIVVAVLTVGATVYPASRLGSEFMPTLNEGSLLYMPTSLPGMSITKAAELIQTQNRIIMSFPEVASVWGKAGRANTATDPAPTEMFETVINLKPESEWRPGLNIDRLIGELDQALQIPGVANSWTMPIKARIDMLSTGIRTPIGIKVFGRELGAMEDLAKEVEAVVRTVPGTSSAFAERITGGFYLDIEPDHGQLARYGLAVGDLQDVIGVALGGEIVTTTVEGRERFGVTVRYPRELRGDPQQIAREVLVPTMGGTMVPLGQVARVVISKGAPVVRTENALLSAYIYVDIRDRDIGGYVADAKRAVAGRINFPPGYYVTWSGQFEYMQRAIERMKIVIPVTLLSIFVLLYLNFRRIGETLIVMLSVPFALVGGIWLIWLLDYNLSVAVAVGFIALAGVAAETGVVMLIYLDHAWQAIRQERRAAGRAPDVADLYRAVMEGAVERVRPKMMTVVAIMAGLLPIMWGTGTGSEVMRRIAAPMVGGMISSTILTLAVIPALYALVQQWSLRREAAAMAASTADGRARAG; encoded by the coding sequence ATGCTGGCCAGGATCATCGACTGGTCGGGAAGGAACCGCTTCCTGGTCGTGCTCGCCACCCTCTTCATCACCCTCGCCGGCATGCACGCGCTGCTGCGGACGCCGATCGACGCCCTGCCCGACCTCTCCGACGTACAGGTCATCGTCTACACGGAGTATCCCGGCCAGGCGCCACAGGTCGTCGAGGACCAGGTGACCTACCCGCTGACCACCGCCATGCTGGCGGTGCCGAAATCGAAAGTGGTGCGCGGTTTCTCCTTCTTCGGCGCCTCCTTCGTCTACATCATCTTCGACGACGACACCGACATCTACTGGGCGCGCTCGCGCGTTCTCGAGTACCTGAGTTCCGCCGCCGGCCGCCTGCCGCGCGGCGTCAGCCCCTCGCTCGGGCCTGACGCCAGCGGCGTCGGCTGGGTCTACCAGTACGTCCTGCTCGCCCGCGACCGGACGCTGGCCGAGCTGCGGACGATCCAGGACTGGTACGTCCGCTACCAACTGAGCAAGGCGCACGGCGTCGCCGAAGTCGCGTCGATCGGCGGCTTCGTGCAGACCTACCAGGTGACGGTCGACCCGGTGAAGCTGCGCGCCTACGGCATCCCGCTGATGAAGGTCGCACAGGTGATCCGCGACTCCAACCGCGACGTCGGTGGCCGCGTCGTCGAGATGGCCGAGACCGAGTACATGGTGCGCGGCAGGGGTTATCTGCGCGGCGGCAGCGACATCGAGACGCTGGTCGTCAAGAGCGAGCGCGGCACCCCGGTGCTGATCCGCGACATCGCCCGCGTCGAAATCGCGCCCGACGAGCGACGCGGGCTGACCGAACTGAACGGCGAAGGCGAGGTGGTGTCCGGCATCGCGATGGCGCGCCATGGCCAGAACGCGCTCGAGGTGATCCACAACCTGAAGACCCGCATCGGGGAAATCGCCCCTGGGCTGCCGGCAGGGGTGACGGTGGAGACCGTCTATGACCGTTCCGAACTGATCCACCGCGCCATCGAAACGCTCAAGCGAACGCTGCTCGAGGAGTCGCTCATCGTCGCGCTGGTCTGTGTCGTCTTCCTGCTGCACCTGCGCAGCGCGTTGGTCGCCATCCTGATGCTTCCGGTCGGCATCCTCATCGCCTTCATCGCCATGCGCGCGCTCGGCCTGAACTCCAACCTGATGAGCCTCGGCGGCATCGCCATCGCCATCGGCGCGATGATCGACGCGGCAATCGTCATGATCGAGAACGCCCACAAGCATCTCGAACGTCTGCCGGCCGAGCACTCGCCCGCCGAGCGCGACGGCGCGATCCTCGCCGCCTGCCGCGAGGTCGGCCCGGCGCTGTTCTTCTCGCTGCTGATCATCACCGTCTCGTTCCTGCCGGTGTTCGCGCTGCAGGGACAGGAAGGGCGGCTGTTCTCGCCACTCGCCTACACCAAGACCTTCGCCATGGCCGGCGCGGCGTTGCTCTCGGTGACACTGGTGCCGGTGCTGATGCTCCTGTTCATCCGCGGCGCGATCATGCCGGAAGCGAGAAACCCGGTGAACCGCTTCCTGATCCGCGCCTACCGCCCGCTCATCGCCGCCGTCATGCGCTGGAAGAAGCTGACCATCGTCGTCGCCGTGCTGACGGTCGGCGCCACCGTCTACCCGGCCTCGCGCCTCGGCTCCGAGTTCATGCCGACGCTCAATGAAGGTTCGCTGCTCTACATGCCGACCTCGCTGCCCGGCATGTCGATCACCAAGGCGGCCGAGCTGATCCAGACGCAGAACCGGATCATCATGAGTTTTCCCGAAGTCGCTTCGGTCTGGGGCAAGGCCGGGCGCGCCAACACGGCGACCGATCCGGCGCCGACCGAGATGTTCGAGACAGTCATCAACCTGAAGCCCGAGTCCGAATGGCGCCCCGGGCTGAACATCGACCGGCTGATCGGCGAACTCGACCAGGCACTGCAGATCCCCGGCGTCGCCAACTCGTGGACGATGCCGATCAAGGCGCGCATCGACATGCTGTCCACCGGCATCCGCACGCCGATCGGCATCAAGGTCTTCGGCCGCGAACTCGGCGCGATGGAAGATCTGGCGAAGGAAGTCGAAGCCGTCGTCAGGACCGTCCCCGGCACCAGCAGCGCCTTCGCCGAGCGCATCACCGGCGGCTTCTATCTCGACATCGAACCCGACCACGGGCAACTGGCGCGCTACGGCCTGGCGGTCGGCGACCTGCAGGACGTCATCGGCGTCGCCCTCGGCGGGGAAATCGTCACCACCACGGTCGAAGGCCGGGAACGTTTCGGCGTCACCGTCCGCTATCCGCGCGAGCTGCGCGGCGACCCGCAGCAGATCGCCCGCGAGGTGCTGGTGCCGACGATGGGCGGCACGATGGTCCCGCTGGGACAGGTGGCGCGCGTCGTCATCAGCAAGGGCGCGCCCGTCGTGCGCACCGAGAACGCCCTGCTCTCCGCCTACATCTACGTCGACATCCGCGATCGCGACATCGGCGGCTATGTCGCCGACGCCAAGCGGGCGGTCGCCGGGCGGATCAACTTCCCGCCCGGCTACTACGTCACCTGGAGCGGCCAGTTCGAGTACATGCAGCGGGCGATCGAGCGCATGAAGATCGTCATCCCGGTCACCCTGCTGTCGATCTTCGTGCTGCTCTATCTCAATTTCCGGCGGATCGGCGAAACGCTGATCGTCATGCTCTCGGTCCCCTTCGCGCTCGTCGGCGGCATCTGGCTGATCTGGCTCCTCGACTACAACCTCTCGGTGGCGGTCGCCGTCGGCTTCATCGCGCTCGCCGGTGTCGCCGCCGAGACCGGCGTCGTCATGCTCATCTACCTCGATCATGCCTGGCAGGCGATCCGGCAGGAACGCCGCGCCGCCGGGCGCGCACCGGACGTCGCTGATCTCTACCGGGCGGTCATGGAAGGCGCGGTCGAGCGCGTGCGGCCGAAAATGATGACCGTCGTCGCCATCATGGCTGGCCTGCTGCCGATCATGTGGGGAACGGGAACCGGATCGGAGGTGATGCGCCGCATCGCGGCGCCGATGGTCGGCGGCATGATCTCCTCGACGATCCTCACGCTCGCCGTGATTCCCGCGCTCTACGCGCTGGTCCAGCAATGGTCGCTGCGCCGCGAGGCGGCGGCGATGGCGGCATCGACGGCTGACGGGCGCGCCAGGGCGGGCTGA
- a CDS encoding LysE family translocator — MVDLTYWLVFFSAALALNLSPGPDLIYILSRSIAHGRRVGLASAAGVCTGAFVHVLAASVGLSAILATSATAFTVVKYVGATYLIYLGVKSLRSAGAAFSPTKDKEMDVSTWKAFRQGVFIDVLNPKVAMFFMAFLPQFVRPGHGSEPLQLVMLGTLVICVAIVVESCFVLAAARATNFFRANPKASVWLDRVLGGVLIGLGIRLALSEQRR, encoded by the coding sequence GTGGTCGATCTCACCTACTGGCTCGTCTTCTTCTCTGCGGCACTGGCTCTTAACCTCTCGCCTGGCCCAGACCTGATCTACATACTCTCGCGGTCCATTGCACATGGCCGACGGGTGGGTCTAGCGTCGGCCGCCGGAGTCTGCACCGGAGCATTTGTACACGTTCTGGCTGCGTCCGTTGGCCTTTCTGCAATCCTTGCAACCTCCGCGACCGCCTTCACCGTAGTGAAGTACGTCGGTGCGACATATCTAATCTATCTGGGCGTCAAATCACTTCGCTCAGCAGGTGCAGCGTTCAGCCCGACCAAGGACAAGGAAATGGACGTATCAACTTGGAAAGCCTTCCGCCAAGGCGTCTTCATTGACGTCCTGAATCCAAAGGTTGCCATGTTCTTCATGGCGTTTCTGCCGCAGTTTGTGAGGCCGGGGCACGGTAGCGAGCCGCTGCAGCTTGTCATGCTGGGGACGCTGGTAATCTGCGTAGCAATCGTCGTTGAATCCTGCTTCGTTCTTGCTGCTGCCAGGGCAACCAACTTCTTCCGAGCCAATCCCAAGGCGTCAGTTTGGCTGGACCGGGTTCTCGGTGGCGTGCTTATAGGTCTGGGCATTCGTTTGGCACTATCAGAGCAGCGTCGATGA
- a CDS encoding SRPBCC family protein, producing the protein MATGTVRLHRVLKATPERVYRAFIEPDAMAKWLPPYGFTCQVHELEARVGGKHRMSFRNFTTGNGHSFGGEYIELVPFERIRYTDRFDDPNLPGEIRVTVSLRQVACGTELNILQEGLPEVIPVEMCYLGWQESLAQLAKLVEPEIPE; encoded by the coding sequence ATGGCTACCGGCACCGTCCGACTTCATCGCGTTCTCAAGGCAACGCCCGAGCGCGTCTACCGCGCCTTCATCGAACCCGATGCCATGGCTAAGTGGCTCCCACCCTACGGATTCACCTGCCAGGTCCACGAACTCGAGGCGCGCGTGGGTGGCAAGCATAGGATGTCGTTTCGCAACTTCACCACGGGCAACGGCCACTCGTTCGGCGGCGAGTACATCGAACTGGTCCCCTTCGAGAGGATCCGCTACACGGACAGGTTCGATGATCCGAACCTTCCAGGCGAGATTCGGGTCACCGTCTCGCTGCGCCAAGTGGCCTGCGGCACCGAGCTCAACATCTTGCAGGAGGGGTTGCCGGAGGTTATCCCGGTAGAGATGTGCTACCTGGGATGGCAAGAGTCTCTCGCGCAGTTGGCCAAGCTGGTGGAACCCGAAATTCCCGAGTAA
- a CDS encoding dephospho-CoA kinase, whose protein sequence is MRVAILGNSGSGKSTLANWLAQSANLAVLDLDSIAWEPDQPAVARSSALAEADVATFCTTHPRWVLEGCYGNLIESAFHFQPFLIFLNPGRESCTAHCLNRPWEPHKYPSKQEQDANLQLLLSWVAEYYTRDGPMSLAAHRAVFDRYPGRKVELQRVPQLNPPVAEVLAWLR, encoded by the coding sequence ATGCGCGTCGCGATCCTCGGCAACTCCGGCTCCGGCAAGTCCACCTTGGCCAACTGGCTGGCTCAGTCGGCCAACCTCGCCGTCCTGGATCTCGACTCGATCGCATGGGAGCCGGATCAGCCCGCCGTGGCACGATCAAGCGCGCTGGCCGAAGCCGACGTCGCTACGTTTTGCACCACTCACCCACGTTGGGTGCTGGAAGGCTGCTACGGCAACCTGATCGAATCCGCGTTCCACTTCCAGCCGTTTCTCATCTTCCTGAACCCGGGGCGGGAGAGTTGTACAGCCCACTGCCTGAACCGGCCCTGGGAGCCCCACAAGTACCCGTCCAAGCAGGAGCAGGACGCCAACCTGCAGTTACTCCTGTCATGGGTAGCCGAGTACTACACGCGAGACGGGCCAATGTCCTTGGCCGCTCATCGGGCGGTCTTCGACAGGTACCCGGGTCGCAAGGTAGAACTTCAGCGTGTGCCCCAGCTGAATCCACCCGTAGCCGAGGTGTTGGCATGGTTGCGCTGA
- a CDS encoding DUF1330 domain-containing protein — protein sequence MPSAYWVTWYRAIRDQAAHAKYAALAGPAIQAGGGRFLVRGMSAAAPEGTVNGRAVVVEFQSLSQAVATYESPEYQAALAVLGQTAEREVRIFEGANPVAPA from the coding sequence ATGCCAAGTGCGTACTGGGTTACGTGGTATCGAGCCATCAGGGACCAAGCGGCGCATGCGAAGTACGCCGCCTTGGCAGGGCCTGCAATACAGGCCGGCGGGGGAAGGTTCCTCGTCCGGGGTATGTCGGCGGCAGCGCCGGAGGGAACTGTGAACGGGCGAGCCGTGGTTGTCGAGTTTCAGAGTCTCAGCCAGGCAGTCGCCACCTACGAAAGCCCCGAGTACCAAGCCGCACTGGCCGTGCTCGGTCAAACAGCTGAACGAGAGGTTCGCATCTTCGAAGGGGCAAACCCCGTCGCTCCAGCCTGA